In Aquiflexum balticum DSM 16537, a single genomic region encodes these proteins:
- a CDS encoding ATP-dependent Clp protease adaptor ClpS translates to MNLNTYSNPMLQEEDVLVEELIDIEECELVVFNDDFNTFEHVTKVLIKVCQHSAEQAEQCTLIIHYKGKCAVKKGSREKLKPMCQAILDAGIQAAVL, encoded by the coding sequence ATGAATTTAAATACATACTCAAATCCCATGCTTCAAGAAGAAGATGTTTTGGTCGAGGAGCTGATAGATATCGAGGAATGCGAACTTGTGGTATTCAATGATGATTTCAATACTTTTGAACATGTCACCAAAGTCCTGATCAAAGTCTGTCAACACAGCGCTGAACAAGCCGAACAATGCACTTTGATCATACATTACAAAGGAAAATGTGCAGTGAAAAAGGGCAGTAGAGAAAAACTCAAACCTATGTGTCAGGCAATTTTGGATGCAGGTATTCAAGCTGCTGTTTTATAA
- the recR gene encoding recombination mediator RecR, with protein MEYSSKLIENAVTEISRLPGIGKKTAMRLALYLLKQKESVSDDLAGAITALRKNIKYCSLCHNISDTEICSICNGKRRDKSLICVVEDIPDVLAIENTSQYNGLYHVLGGVISPIQGIGPDELKIDSLINRILNSHAEEKVKEVIMALPATMEGDTTSFYISRKLNEHQIKVSTIARGIPIGGELEFTDEVTLGRSILTRVKYSPD; from the coding sequence GTGGAATATTCTTCCAAATTGATAGAAAACGCAGTAACTGAAATCAGCAGATTGCCTGGTATCGGTAAAAAAACTGCCATGAGATTAGCATTATATCTTCTTAAGCAAAAAGAATCTGTCAGCGATGATCTTGCCGGTGCTATCACAGCATTAAGAAAAAATATTAAATATTGCAGCCTTTGCCATAATATATCGGATACAGAAATCTGCAGCATCTGCAATGGGAAAAGACGGGATAAAAGTTTGATCTGTGTAGTAGAGGACATCCCTGATGTACTTGCTATAGAGAACACTTCCCAATACAATGGACTTTATCATGTTTTGGGGGGAGTTATTTCTCCGATTCAAGGTATTGGCCCCGATGAACTCAAGATTGATTCTTTGATAAATAGAATCCTTAATTCACATGCTGAGGAAAAAGTAAAAGAAGTCATAATGGCACTTCCTGCCACCATGGAAGGAGACACAACTTCATTCTACATTAGCCGAAAGTTAAATGAACATCAGATAAAGGTAAGCACAATCGCAAGGGGTATACCAATAGGCGGAGAATTGGAATTTACAGATGAAGTAACTTTGGGAAGAAGTATTCTTACCAGAGTAAAATATTCTCCTGATTGA
- a CDS encoding GIY-YIG nuclease family protein codes for MEDLYFVYIIYSPKINQFYIGSTNDLEARLRHHNSGATPSTKKGAPEWTIRYIEDFQTKSDALKREIQIKRKKSRKYIDFLISSAG; via the coding sequence ATGGAAGATCTATATTTTGTCTATATCATTTACTCTCCTAAAATCAACCAGTTCTATATTGGTTCCACTAATGATTTGGAAGCCAGGCTCAGGCATCATAACTCAGGTGCTACTCCATCAACAAAAAAAGGGGCGCCTGAGTGGACTATCAGATATATTGAAGATTTCCAGACCAAGTCAGATGCTCTAAAAAGAGAAATCCAGATCAAAAGGAAAAAAAGTAGAAAATACATCGATTTCCTGATTAGCTCAGCTGGTTAG
- a CDS encoding TonB-dependent receptor has product MRVSFISLFLSFIFFNLHAQTAEVRGRVFNAVNNEGIPFANIVVLGTDYGTVSDENGNYVLSDLPPGLYNIRASFLGFRSKTFFEIQATLASAVRLDFDLREEAAELSEVTVSAEFTRSDETPISVRRLNTNEIERYPGGNRDISRVIQSLPGVASTASFRNDIIIRGGAPNENKFFIDEIEVPVINHFATQGSSGGPVGILNVNLIKNVDVITGGFPADRMNSLSSFFEFQLKEGRKDKMFTQMTLGASELTISNEGPIGEKTTYILSARRSYLQFLFRQLQLPFLPTFNDFQLKTVTKLNDKTELTFIGVGAIDQFALNFDVPEDETDEEREERLYTLQNLPISSQWNYATGLKLKRFRENGFWTFILSRNMLNNRSFKYADNDNSDPQNLLFDYLSQESENKFRAENSIFTKGFNLKYGVNYEYARYFISDFDRSTLANEGQVVNVTSTSFFHSYGAFVSASKYFNNERLLVTGGIRMDGSSFGATAENPLNQISPRASFSYQLKPNLFWTGNVGIYYQKPPYTALGYRNSDGQLENQLNDIRFIQATHFITGFERVIPEKNRRFSVEGFYKLYDNYPTSIRNGISLANLGADFGVIGNEPVNSDSEGRAYGLEFLAQQRLFQNFYGIASVTLVRSEFTNPNTEGFIPSSWDNRFIVSLTAGKRFGKNWEIGARWRYLGGVPFTPVDVETSSLREVWDLTGRAVLDFDQINAQRLAAFNQLDFRIDKRYFFNKWNLNWYFDVQNALNFQAQQPPTLIPVRESDGSIRIDPNDPTRYQMRFIENTAGTILPTIGIIVEF; this is encoded by the coding sequence ATGAGAGTTTCCTTTATTAGTTTATTCCTTTCATTTATTTTTTTCAATCTACATGCCCAAACCGCAGAAGTCCGGGGTAGGGTTTTTAATGCGGTCAATAATGAAGGTATTCCTTTTGCCAATATCGTTGTTTTAGGTACAGACTATGGAACAGTTTCTGATGAAAACGGAAACTATGTGCTATCTGACCTCCCTCCAGGACTTTACAATATCAGGGCGAGTTTTTTAGGCTTTAGATCAAAAACTTTTTTTGAGATACAAGCCACGCTTGCAAGTGCCGTCCGTCTTGATTTTGATTTGAGAGAGGAAGCTGCTGAGTTGAGTGAGGTGACTGTTTCTGCGGAATTTACCCGATCTGACGAAACGCCGATTTCAGTCAGAAGACTAAATACAAATGAAATCGAGCGGTATCCTGGAGGAAACAGGGACATCAGTAGGGTAATCCAATCCCTTCCCGGTGTGGCGAGTACTGCAAGTTTTCGAAACGATATTATCATTCGCGGCGGGGCACCAAATGAAAATAAATTCTTCATCGATGAAATCGAAGTTCCGGTAATCAATCACTTTGCTACTCAGGGTTCTTCCGGAGGTCCAGTTGGTATCCTCAATGTAAACTTGATCAAAAACGTGGATGTTATTACAGGTGGATTTCCTGCTGATAGGATGAATTCACTCAGTTCGTTCTTTGAATTTCAGCTCAAAGAGGGTAGAAAAGATAAAATGTTTACGCAGATGACCCTTGGAGCGAGTGAACTTACCATTTCAAATGAGGGGCCTATCGGAGAAAAAACGACATATATTCTTTCTGCCAGAAGATCTTACCTACAATTTTTGTTCAGACAGCTGCAACTTCCTTTCTTACCTACTTTCAATGACTTCCAATTAAAAACAGTCACAAAACTGAATGATAAGACTGAATTGACTTTCATTGGCGTTGGAGCGATTGATCAATTTGCGTTGAATTTTGATGTTCCGGAAGATGAAACTGATGAAGAAAGAGAAGAAAGACTCTATACTTTGCAAAACCTACCAATTTCTTCTCAATGGAATTATGCCACCGGGCTGAAACTAAAAAGATTCAGAGAAAATGGATTTTGGACATTCATTTTGAGCAGAAATATGCTAAACAACAGGTCTTTCAAATATGCCGATAATGATAACAGTGATCCGCAGAATCTACTTTTTGACTACCTTTCTCAGGAAAGTGAGAATAAATTCAGGGCTGAAAATTCTATCTTCACAAAAGGTTTCAACCTGAAATATGGAGTAAATTATGAATATGCGAGATACTTTATCAGCGACTTTGACAGAAGTACTCTAGCAAATGAAGGTCAAGTGGTTAATGTCACTTCCACATCGTTTTTCCACAGCTATGGTGCTTTCGTTTCGGCAAGTAAATATTTCAACAATGAAAGACTACTTGTAACAGGAGGTATCAGAATGGATGGAAGTTCTTTTGGGGCCACTGCCGAAAACCCACTCAATCAGATAAGCCCAAGAGCATCCTTTTCATATCAATTGAAACCTAATCTGTTCTGGACTGGAAATGTGGGAATCTACTATCAGAAACCACCATACACTGCTTTAGGATATAGAAACAGTGATGGTCAACTTGAAAATCAATTGAACGACATCAGGTTTATTCAAGCCACCCACTTCATTACGGGATTTGAAAGAGTAATCCCTGAAAAAAACAGAAGGTTTAGTGTAGAAGGATTTTATAAGTTGTACGACAATTATCCTACTTCGATCAGAAACGGGATTTCACTTGCCAATCTAGGTGCAGACTTTGGTGTAATCGGCAATGAACCAGTTAATTCAGATTCTGAAGGAAGGGCTTACGGTTTGGAATTTTTGGCTCAGCAGCGTTTATTCCAAAACTTCTATGGGATAGCCTCCGTGACTTTGGTCCGAAGCGAATTTACAAACCCTAATACCGAAGGGTTTATTCCTTCCTCTTGGGATAATAGGTTTATTGTCAGCTTGACAGCAGGAAAAAGATTCGGAAAGAATTGGGAAATTGGTGCAAGGTGGAGATACCTTGGTGGAGTACCATTTACCCCCGTAGATGTAGAAACATCATCATTGAGAGAAGTTTGGGATTTAACCGGTAGGGCAGTGTTAGATTTCGATCAAATCAACGCTCAGAGATTGGCTGCCTTTAATCAACTTGATTTTAGGATAGATAAGCGCTACTTCTTCAATAAATGGAATTTAAACTGGTATTTTGATGTGCAAAACGCCTTGAATTTCCAAGCTCAACAGCCTCCCACCCTGATTCCGGTGAGGGAATCCGACGGAAGCATCAGAATTGATCCAAACGATCCTACAAGGTATCAGATGAGATTTATAGAAAATACTGCCGGAACCATCCTTCCGACTATTGGGATCATTGTAGAGTTTTAA
- a CDS encoding Pycsar system effector family protein, with protein MQEQEIKKKDKDTSVRERQTFFRVTFKNNCNLLQIADNKANMIISINALVISSIIAIAGYGTISDELDLYGSKLIFPIVLILLSCLISTVLAVQAAKPKIINKNKDLQSRGKGSLLFFGEVANYSLEQYLQEIDKILPSKNEINEQMSIAVFYQGVVLKRKYNMLGYAYNIFLLGIVFGVLAFLVYLFA; from the coding sequence ATGCAAGAACAAGAAATTAAAAAAAAAGACAAAGATACTTCTGTAAGGGAGAGACAAACCTTTTTTAGGGTTACTTTTAAAAATAACTGTAATCTCCTTCAAATCGCAGATAACAAAGCAAATATGATTATCAGTATCAATGCTTTGGTGATTTCTTCAATAATTGCCATTGCGGGATATGGTACTATTTCGGATGAACTTGATTTGTATGGTTCGAAGCTGATTTTCCCCATCGTGTTGATTCTCCTGTCCTGCCTGATATCTACCGTGTTGGCTGTTCAGGCGGCCAAGCCAAAAATCATAAATAAAAATAAGGACCTTCAAAGCCGAGGTAAAGGAAGCCTGCTGTTTTTTGGAGAAGTGGCCAATTATTCCCTTGAACAGTACCTTCAAGAAATAGATAAGATTTTACCTTCCAAAAATGAGATCAATGAGCAAATGTCAATAGCTGTTTTTTACCAAGGGGTGGTTTTGAAGCGGAAATATAATATGCTCGGTTATGCTTATAATATCTTTTTGTTGGGGATAGTATTTGGAGTTTTGGCCTTTCTTGTCTATTTGTTTGCATAG
- a CDS encoding pyridoxamine 5'-phosphate oxidase family protein: MLQSNTGSARNGKWNPFIFSGTINRTMMLFSAEDPLEDIFRIVKNELQRGALDPIHPFRFLSLASHTDSDIDVRYVVLRKLDEEMNLFFFTDYRSTKVRQLKNKPDAALLFYHPGERVQVRIKGKIEIYHQNDISRSFWSTIQGDAQKAYNAITPPGEIIPDPRTAYNWPTEMDDRFFCLIKVIPIHIEALQIHGLNHIRVVFQKKKDNWEMDWLAP, from the coding sequence ATGCTGCAATCCAATACAGGTTCAGCTCGAAATGGAAAATGGAACCCTTTTATATTTTCAGGCACTATCAATAGAACAATGATGCTTTTTTCGGCTGAAGATCCACTTGAAGATATTTTCCGGATTGTTAAAAATGAATTGCAAAGAGGGGCTTTAGATCCCATACATCCATTTAGATTTCTTTCCTTGGCTTCACATACAGATTCAGATATTGATGTGCGCTATGTGGTTTTGAGAAAGCTGGATGAAGAGATGAATCTCTTTTTTTTCACAGATTATCGATCCACCAAAGTAAGGCAGTTGAAAAACAAACCTGATGCAGCCCTTTTATTTTACCATCCTGGGGAAAGGGTACAAGTAAGGATAAAAGGAAAGATAGAAATCTATCATCAAAACGACATCAGCAGGTCTTTTTGGTCTACAATACAGGGAGATGCACAAAAGGCCTACAATGCTATCACACCACCTGGGGAAATTATTCCAGATCCGCGGACGGCGTATAATTGGCCGACAGAAATGGATGATAGATTTTTCTGTTTAATTAAAGTTATCCCTATCCATATTGAGGCTTTGCAAATTCATGGATTGAATCATATTAGGGTAGTTTTTCAAAAAAAGAAAGATAATTGGGAAATGGATTGGTTGGCACCATAA
- a CDS encoding CPXCG motif-containing cysteine-rich protein yields MFEHFFNCPYCMAEISILIDPSIRTQKYIENCEVCCNPIQVQLEMENGTLLYFQALSIEQ; encoded by the coding sequence ATGTTTGAACATTTCTTTAATTGTCCTTATTGCATGGCAGAAATTTCCATCCTTATTGACCCCTCAATCCGAACACAAAAATATATTGAGAATTGCGAAGTATGCTGCAATCCAATACAGGTTCAGCTCGAAATGGAAAATGGAACCCTTTTATATTTTCAGGCACTATCAATAGAACAATGA
- the clpB gene encoding ATP-dependent chaperone ClpB — protein sequence MDFKQFTIKSQEAIQKAVELTSAEQQQVIEPAHLLKGIFSEDENVTDFLFKKLGVNKGLIIQKTDEIISNYPKVSGQQPYLSNAANQVLSKAKDYLKNFGDEFIAIEHLLLAILAGSEKTAQLLKDQGMSEKPLIEAIKELRKGNKVTDQNAESKYRALEKYSKNLNELAKKGKIDPVIGRDEEIRRVLQILARRTKNNPILLGEPGVGKTAIVEGLAQRIISGDVPENLKSKILISLDMGLLVAGAKYKGEFEERLKAVIKEVTDSEGEIILFIDEIHTLIGAGGGGEGAMDAANLLKPALARGELHAIGATTLKEYQKYIEKDKALERRFQAVMVNEPDSADAISILRGIKDKYELHHGVRIKDDAVIAAVELSQRYISDRFLPDKAIDLMDEAAAKLRMEIDSLPQELDELNRRIMQLEIEREAIRRENNKDKETVLSKEIAELSEKRQNVKAKWESEKAVITGIRTEKESIDRLKLEAEQAERAGDFGKVAEIRYGKIVEAEQKLDKYKSQLEEMQQGSPLLKEEVDNEDIAAVVSKWTGIPLSKMIQSEREKLLHLEDELGKRVAGQREAITAISDAVRRSRAGLQDPKRPIGSFIFMGTTGVGKTELAKALAEYLFNDENSMVRIDMSEYQERHAVSRLVGAPPGYVGYDEGGQLTEAVRRKPYSVVLLDEIEKAHPDVFNILLQVLDDGRLTDNKGRIANFKNTIIILTTNIGSHLIQERFAEMEEWNKEEILEKTKSEVYDLLKKSVRPEFLNRIDETIMFEPLNRKVIRKIVDIQWREIQQRLAESNIEIEATQEVLDFLGQVGFDPQFGARPLKRTMQRLILNELSKQILSGYIKNDSAVLVDLDAENQVYFKNIESVEV from the coding sequence ATGGATTTCAAACAATTCACCATCAAATCCCAGGAAGCAATCCAAAAAGCTGTCGAACTGACTTCAGCAGAACAGCAACAGGTCATAGAACCGGCCCATTTACTGAAAGGTATATTTTCTGAAGATGAAAATGTAACTGATTTTTTGTTTAAAAAGCTGGGGGTAAACAAAGGTCTGATTATTCAAAAAACAGATGAGATTATCAGCAATTATCCCAAAGTAAGTGGTCAGCAGCCCTATTTGTCTAATGCTGCAAACCAAGTGCTATCAAAGGCAAAAGATTATCTCAAGAATTTCGGGGATGAATTCATTGCCATAGAACATTTATTGTTGGCGATTTTGGCTGGTTCTGAAAAAACCGCCCAGCTTTTAAAAGACCAGGGAATGTCAGAGAAACCTCTGATTGAAGCTATCAAAGAATTAAGAAAAGGAAATAAAGTGACAGACCAGAATGCGGAATCAAAATATAGGGCTTTGGAGAAATATTCCAAAAACCTCAATGAACTTGCCAAAAAAGGTAAAATAGATCCGGTCATTGGCCGCGATGAGGAAATTAGAAGGGTACTTCAGATTTTGGCCAGAAGGACTAAAAACAATCCGATTTTGCTAGGAGAACCCGGAGTGGGAAAAACAGCGATTGTCGAAGGTCTTGCCCAAAGAATCATCAGTGGAGATGTTCCGGAAAATTTAAAATCCAAAATTCTGATTTCATTGGATATGGGTTTACTTGTGGCAGGTGCCAAATACAAAGGGGAGTTTGAAGAAAGACTCAAAGCTGTTATTAAGGAAGTGACTGATTCAGAGGGAGAAATAATTCTGTTCATTGATGAAATACACACCCTTATCGGTGCAGGTGGAGGTGGAGAAGGTGCGATGGATGCAGCCAACTTATTGAAACCAGCTCTTGCAAGAGGAGAACTCCATGCAATTGGTGCAACCACACTGAAAGAATACCAGAAATATATAGAAAAGGACAAGGCACTTGAAAGAAGGTTTCAGGCTGTAATGGTCAATGAACCTGATTCAGCTGATGCCATTTCTATACTAAGAGGTATAAAGGATAAATATGAACTGCATCATGGTGTCAGGATCAAAGATGATGCGGTCATAGCAGCAGTGGAATTATCCCAAAGGTATATTTCCGACAGATTTCTTCCGGACAAAGCGATAGATTTAATGGATGAAGCGGCAGCAAAACTGAGGATGGAAATAGACTCCCTGCCCCAGGAATTGGATGAACTCAATAGAAGAATCATGCAGTTGGAAATTGAAAGAGAAGCCATTCGAAGAGAAAACAATAAGGACAAAGAAACTGTCCTAAGCAAAGAGATTGCAGAGCTTTCTGAAAAAAGGCAAAATGTAAAAGCCAAATGGGAAAGTGAGAAGGCAGTTATTACAGGGATAAGAACGGAAAAGGAAAGTATTGACAGACTAAAACTTGAAGCTGAACAAGCTGAAAGAGCCGGTGATTTTGGTAAAGTAGCCGAAATCAGGTATGGTAAAATAGTAGAAGCGGAACAAAAACTTGATAAATATAAATCCCAATTGGAAGAAATGCAGCAAGGGTCACCGCTTCTGAAGGAAGAGGTTGACAATGAAGATATTGCGGCAGTGGTTTCAAAATGGACAGGGATTCCCCTTTCTAAGATGATACAGAGTGAAAGGGAAAAACTCTTACACTTGGAGGATGAACTGGGAAAAAGAGTTGCCGGTCAAAGAGAGGCAATCACAGCTATTTCAGATGCAGTAAGAAGGAGTAGGGCAGGGCTGCAGGATCCCAAGCGTCCAATTGGATCATTTATTTTCATGGGTACCACAGGAGTGGGTAAAACTGAGTTGGCAAAAGCCCTCGCTGAATATCTGTTCAACGATGAGAATTCCATGGTAAGAATTGATATGTCAGAATATCAGGAAAGACACGCCGTAAGCAGATTGGTAGGAGCGCCTCCGGGATATGTGGGATATGATGAAGGGGGGCAATTGACCGAAGCGGTCAGAAGAAAGCCTTATTCAGTGGTCTTGCTTGATGAAATAGAAAAAGCACATCCAGATGTTTTCAATATCCTTTTACAGGTTTTGGATGATGGACGATTGACTGACAATAAAGGAAGGATTGCCAACTTCAAAAATACGATCATAATCCTTACTACAAATATTGGTTCCCACCTGATTCAGGAACGTTTTGCGGAAATGGAGGAGTGGAACAAAGAAGAGATTCTTGAAAAAACCAAATCCGAGGTTTACGATTTGCTTAAAAAATCAGTAAGGCCGGAATTCTTAAACAGGATTGATGAAACAATAATGTTTGAGCCTCTCAACCGAAAAGTAATTCGTAAAATCGTGGATATTCAATGGAGAGAAATCCAACAAAGATTAGCAGAGTCAAACATTGAAATTGAAGCTACTCAAGAAGTTTTGGATTTCTTGGGACAAGTAGGGTTTGACCCTCAATTTGGTGCCAGACCCCTGAAAAGGACAATGCAGCGATTGATTCTCAATGAATTGTCCAAGCAGATTCTTTCCGGATACATCAAAAATGATTCTGCAGTTTTGGTTGATTTGGATGCCGAAAACCAGGTCTATTTCAAAAATATAGAAAGCGTGGAGGTTTAA
- a CDS encoding histidine kinase N-terminal 7TM domain-containing protein, whose amino-acid sequence MNFEFYLNPYGIPAFLVSLLFITLTIFSFKRQNLQGERYFSYLMFASFLYSYFYSIELMTKDPGTIGFFYKLEFLGGVFIAPLLLLFTLKYSDKAKYINPIWIITMFGISFLFLVILFTNDYHHLFYGDISAADNSYFISITLERGIFHWLYAGYNSILILTANVLLLRMFFSVPKVYQKQVMIMMFGSFVPWIAYLFVVFGFYPFGLDPVPFLLGIAGVIIFWALFKHQLFIASPIAFKTIFEKLSDGVLILNEDGEIVAMNLAANTFISNFTELGITRIDQLIKICPELQVLLSSEIAEKRVEIDLPSENKTFSAYLKNIDNGGNQNSDSSHFKYLFLRDITEQKAIENIIKANEIALKNVNSNLIRNEKMLTSIAYATKELLSNQDFPKATQKAIALLGDGAGVDRAYLFENFQDEEGNIFCSQRFEWSALGVPAEIDNPDLRGLPVGLFGEGTQAMLKNRPYHAVVSQIDNDPELKELLESQDILSILLIPIYVQDYFWGYVGFDDCTRERVWSEAETALLISFADSISNAIERKTMEKTLIDSMEQAKEASVAKSEFLANMSHEIRTPLNGVIGFSDLLMKTDLDENQKGFLKSIVQSGNLLLDLINDILDFSKIEAGKLELNPEWTNLRSLAMETLKIIQPITKEKNLDIILTMDESLPEFAFVDTTRLKQILINLLSNAAKFTPKGHIELSIKGVGDTSKNTDFQSVSFSVIDSGIGISKEKEKVIFEAFAQEDNSTTRKYGGTGLGLSICSKLLGLMDSKLVLETEVGKGSEFKFKIDIPLSSNIAVTQKVTPEEPKAKVSTPQKSFEFSHKILLVDDNPVNMLLAKSIVKSILPSAIICEAYNGIEAVSQYTKEKPDMIFMDIQMPEMSGYEATQHIRLQETDHRVPIVALTAGTIKGETSRCLDAGMDDYLSKPVLVSDISGMIEKYLGPKSEIPVVSPLDTKISLNKLEEYRDSDPDFFKELLEVSYENINILRDKLKSSEEEKNLHAVKQTGHALKGVGLNLDFKELTTYSSAIENLNSLEESSNEVFKNAYEELDRIITSLKNELESIG is encoded by the coding sequence ATGAATTTCGAATTCTATCTCAATCCCTACGGCATCCCGGCTTTCTTGGTAAGCCTTCTCTTTATTACCCTGACAATTTTTTCTTTCAAAAGACAAAACTTACAGGGAGAAAGGTATTTCTCATACCTGATGTTTGCATCTTTTTTATATTCCTATTTTTACAGTATTGAACTCATGACCAAAGACCCGGGTACTATCGGGTTTTTCTATAAGCTTGAATTTCTTGGAGGAGTATTCATAGCCCCGCTACTTTTGTTATTTACACTGAAATATTCTGATAAAGCTAAATATATCAACCCTATATGGATCATAACCATGTTTGGGATATCATTCCTATTCCTGGTCATTTTGTTTACCAATGACTATCACCACTTGTTTTACGGCGATATTTCAGCTGCTGACAATTCATATTTTATTTCCATTACACTTGAAAGAGGTATTTTCCATTGGTTATATGCAGGCTATAATTCTATCTTGATTTTAACAGCGAATGTCCTGCTTCTGAGAATGTTTTTTTCAGTCCCTAAAGTCTACCAAAAACAAGTTATGATCATGATGTTTGGTAGTTTTGTTCCTTGGATAGCCTATCTTTTTGTGGTTTTCGGATTTTATCCTTTTGGCTTGGATCCGGTACCTTTTCTTTTGGGAATTGCCGGAGTGATTATTTTCTGGGCCTTATTCAAACATCAGTTATTTATCGCAAGTCCGATCGCATTTAAAACAATTTTCGAAAAACTTTCAGATGGTGTTTTGATACTGAATGAAGATGGGGAAATAGTTGCGATGAACCTTGCCGCAAACACATTCATTTCAAATTTTACCGAGTTAGGCATTACTAGAATAGATCAATTAATTAAAATCTGTCCGGAGTTACAGGTATTATTATCTTCAGAAATAGCAGAAAAAAGAGTGGAAATAGACTTGCCTTCTGAGAATAAAACATTTTCAGCCTACTTAAAAAACATTGACAATGGAGGTAACCAAAATTCAGATTCTTCCCATTTTAAATACCTGTTTTTAAGAGATATAACAGAACAGAAGGCGATAGAAAACATTATAAAAGCAAATGAAATCGCACTTAAAAATGTAAACAGCAATTTGATCAGAAATGAGAAAATGCTGACTTCCATTGCTTATGCCACAAAAGAGTTGCTTTCCAATCAGGATTTCCCCAAGGCTACGCAGAAAGCAATTGCACTGCTCGGAGATGGCGCCGGAGTGGATAGGGCATATTTATTTGAAAATTTTCAAGATGAAGAGGGAAATATTTTCTGTTCCCAAAGATTTGAATGGAGCGCTTTGGGAGTGCCTGCTGAGATAGACAATCCTGATTTGCGGGGATTGCCCGTGGGCTTGTTTGGTGAAGGAACACAAGCCATGTTAAAAAACAGGCCATATCATGCTGTAGTGTCTCAGATCGACAATGATCCTGAATTGAAAGAATTGCTGGAAAGTCAGGATATATTGTCAATCCTTTTGATCCCAATTTATGTACAGGATTATTTTTGGGGTTACGTGGGTTTTGATGATTGTACCCGCGAAAGGGTATGGAGTGAAGCTGAAACGGCCTTGCTGATCAGTTTCGCGGACAGTATATCCAATGCCATAGAAAGAAAAACGATGGAAAAAACACTCATCGACTCTATGGAGCAGGCAAAAGAAGCAAGTGTGGCGAAATCCGAATTTCTGGCAAATATGAGCCATGAGATCAGAACTCCTTTAAATGGAGTTATAGGATTTTCGGACCTTTTGATGAAGACAGATTTAGATGAAAATCAAAAAGGATTCCTTAAATCCATTGTTCAATCAGGAAATTTACTTTTGGACCTTATCAATGACATCCTTGATTTTTCAAAAATTGAAGCGGGAAAACTTGAATTAAACCCTGAATGGACAAATTTAAGATCCCTGGCAATGGAAACCCTTAAAATCATCCAGCCCATTACAAAAGAAAAAAATCTTGATATTATTCTCACAATGGATGAGTCGCTTCCAGAATTTGCTTTTGTGGATACTACAAGATTAAAACAGATTCTTATTAATCTACTGAGCAATGCAGCCAAATTCACCCCCAAAGGACATATAGAATTGAGTATAAAAGGGGTGGGAGATACCTCAAAAAACACTGATTTTCAGTCTGTGTCTTTCTCTGTGATTGACTCCGGAATCGGGATATCAAAAGAAAAAGAAAAAGTAATTTTTGAGGCATTTGCACAAGAAGATAATTCTACAACAAGAAAGTATGGCGGAACTGGTCTCGGACTAAGCATCTGCAGCAAGCTGTTGGGACTGATGGATAGCAAATTGGTATTGGAAACCGAAGTGGGAAAAGGAAGTGAATTTAAATTTAAAATTGATATTCCGCTTTCTTCCAATATAGCAGTAACCCAAAAAGTTACACCCGAAGAACCCAAAGCCAAGGTATCAACTCCACAAAAGTCTTTTGAATTTTCCCATAAAATTTTACTGGTAGATGACAATCCGGTCAATATGTTATTGGCTAAATCTATTGTGAAAAGCATCTTGCCTTCAGCTATTATATGCGAAGCCTATAACGGGATTGAGGCTGTTTCCCAATATACCAAAGAAAAACCGGATATGATTTTTATGGATATTCAGATGCCGGAAATGAGTGGCTATGAAGCAACCCAACACATCCGGCTTCAGGAAACGGATCATAGAGTCCCCATAGTTGCGCTCACTGCCGGCACTATAAAAGGAGAAACCTCCAGGTGCTTGGATGCAGGTATGGATGACTATTTGAGCAAACCCGTTTTGGTATCTGACATTTCAGGAATGATCGAAAAATATTTGGGACCGAAGTCAGAAATACCGGTAGTTTCTCCACTGGATACCAAAATCTCCCTTAACAAACTGGAGGAATATAGAGATTCTGATCCTGATTTTTTTAAGGAGTTACTTGAAGTCAGTTATGAAAATATTAACATTTTAAGGGATAAACTTAAAAGCAGTGAGGAAGAAAAAAATCTTCATGCAGTAAAGCAAACAGGACATGCATTAAAAGGTGTAGGCCTGAATCTGGATTTTAAGGAACTCACTACATATTCCTCAGCAATTGAAAACCTGAACAGTTTGGAAGAAAGCAGCAATGAGGTCTTTAAGAATGCCTATGAGGAATTAGACAGAATAATAACCTCACTGAAAAATGAATTGGAATCTATAGGATAA